Below is a window of Sandaracinaceae bacterium DNA.
GCCGGAGCCATCGGATACAGCCTCCTCTTTCGCATCGCGTCGGGCGACATGCTCGGCCCGGACCAGCCGGTCCACCTGCAGCTGATCGAGATCCCGCCGGCCATGAAGGCGCTCGAGGGCGTGATCATGGAGCTCAACGACTGCGCCTTCCCGCTCGTGTCGAAGATCGACGCGTTCGACGACCCGGCGAAGGGCTTCGACGGCACGCAGGTCGCGCTCCTCGTCGGCGCGCGCCCGCGCACCAAGGACATGGAGCGCAAGGATCTGCTCGGCGCGAACGGCAAGATCTTCGTGCCCCAGGGCAAGGCGCTCAACGACAAGGCTGCCCGTGACGTCAAGGTGCTCGTGGTCGGCAACCCCGCCAACACGAACGCCTACATCGCGAACAAGAGCGCTCCGGATCTGCCGGACCAGTGCTTCACGGCGATGGTGCGGCTCGACCAGAACCGGGCGATGAGCCAGGTCGCGGCCAAGCTCGGCGTGCACTCGAGCGAG
It encodes the following:
- a CDS encoding malate dehydrogenase: MKTPIKVAVTGAAGAIGYSLLFRIASGDMLGPDQPVHLQLIEIPPAMKALEGVIMELNDCAFPLVSKIDAFDDPAKGFDGTQVALLVGARPRTKDMERKDLLGANGKIFVPQGKALNDKAARDVKVLVVGNPANTNAYIANKSAPDLPDQCFTAMVRLDQNRAMSQVAAKLGVHSSEVDKMVIWGNHSATQYPDAFHAEVNGKTVAAHVDDQAWIENTFIPTVQTRGKAIIEARGSSSAASAASAAIDHIRDWHLGTNGRWVSMAVPSDGSYGIPEGLVYGFPCTCEGGEWSIVQGLEIDDFSRARMDATAKELQEEADAVSDLF